A window of Calonectris borealis chromosome 3, bCalBor7.hap1.2, whole genome shotgun sequence contains these coding sequences:
- the FBXO48 gene encoding F-box only protein 48 produces the protein MEGERSAAAGPALLPAGREKGRGGGGGGPADFVALLPPEVSSRIFSDLDVESLCHAAVTCKGWHRVIESNDRLWRHHCLSVRAVCQREIDCDRGNGYSWKITLLRNYWKSKVKQEWLSGKYSNIPSQNSLPEKSMYPMDVDTWGEILEAELER, from the exons atggagggggagcGCTCTGCCGCCGCGGGACCCGCGCTCCTCCCTGCCGGccgggagaaggggagaggaggaggaggaggaggcccgGCCGACTTCGTGGCTCTCCTCCCTCCGGAGGTCAGCTCTCGGATTTTCAGCGATCTGGACGTTGAGAGCTTGTGTCACGCGGCCGTGACGTGCAAGGGCTGGCATCGCGTCATCGAGAGCAACGACCGCTTATGGAGGCACCACTGCTTGAGCGTGAGGGCTGTCTGCCAGCGGGAGATCGACTGCGATCGAGGAAATGGATATTCCTGGAAG ATCACATTACTGAGAAACTACTGGAAAAGCAAAGTGAAGCAAGAATGGCTGAGTGGGAAATACAGCAACATTCCTTCACAAAACAGCTTGCCAGAGAAAAGCATGTATCCGATGGATGTCGACACATGGGGAGAAATCCTGGAAGCAGAACTTGAGAGATGA